In a genomic window of Labeo rohita strain BAU-BD-2019 chromosome 20, IGBB_LRoh.1.0, whole genome shotgun sequence:
- the six4b gene encoding homeobox protein SIX4b, with translation MCCLKPRGVTYQDALKMSSSSSEVISADEIKRENRGSVKLSVLDPAELPMENAELLDCSPASLAFSPEQVACVCEALLQGGNVERLARFLWSLPQSDLLRGNESILKAQAIVAFHQARYQELYCILENHSFSPSNHSSLQDMWYKARYIEAEKARGRPLGAVDKYRLRRKYPLPRTIWDGEETVYCFKERSRNALKDMYKRNRYPSPAEKRNLAKMTGLSLTQVSNWFKNRRQRDRNPSEAQSKSESDGNHSTEDESSKGQDDLSPRPLSSGSSSSVAHGTAPPTVYSDGGTTVIQQIGDVKMPSHATGGMSFNGDLASVNAHYINGGAYVQSHGSNALLNGLGATSGHFLAFDPQRVSHHSQERLLGGSSVSYAPFSMGVSETTSGKLEAMQTLVSNAEDGVISSVVSFASAPSTPSTTSGGLHLSSYSVVNLPGSETTMGLPPLMLPPSSTSSTHGSAPLGNVVSDSPQHSSQTLLYTQTVKQEPLDVSGSYTYPSEMSLDQGSNLGYTASLFLSSSSTGGSLPHTVTATVTSGTEVHHALNQAGRGLQENSVALSSDYRSQDVGLPNSLQVASRAGEGPVRVVCGDLDMEGKELAKLQTVQMDDDGSDL, from the exons ATGTGCTGCCTGAAACCCAGAGGAGTGACTTATCAGGACGCGCTCAAAATGTCTTCTTCCTCAAGCGAGGTCATTAGTGCCGATGAGATCAAGAGGGAGAATCGTGGGAGTGTCAAGCTGTCAGTGCTGGACCCCGCGGAGTTGCCGATGGAGAATGCCGaacttttggactgctcaccgGCCTCCCTGGCCTTCTCTCCCGAGCAGGTTGCGTGCGTCTGCGAAGCGCTGCTGCAGGGTGGGAACGTGGAGCGCCTGGCCAGGTTCCTCTGGTCACTGCCGCAGAGTGACCTTCTGCGGGGGAACGAGAGCATCCTGAAAGCGCAGGCGATAGTCGCGTTCCACCAGGCCCGCTACCAAGAGCTCTACTGCATTTTGGAGAACCACAGTTTCAGTCCGTCAAACCACTCGTCTCTGCAGGATATGTGGTACAAGGCGCGCTACATCGAAGCGGAGAAGGCGCGGGGCAGACCGCTGGGTGCCGTGGACAAGTATCGCTTACGCAGGAAATACCCGCTGCCTCGGACTATCTGGGACGGAGAGGAGACCGTGTATTGTTTCAAAGAGAGGTCTAGGAACGCGCTGAAGGATATGTACAAGCGGAACCGGTACCCATCTCCGGCCGAAAAACGAAATCTGGCCAAAATGACAGGACTTTCTCTGACGCAGGTCAGCAACTGGTTCAAAAACAGGAGGCAGAGAGACAGAAATCCATCCGAGGCGCAGTCAAAAAG TGAGTCAGATGGCAATCACAGTACGGAAGATGAGTCCAGTAAAGGCCAGGATGACTTGTCACCACGTCCCCTCTCCAGCGGCTCTTCTAGCTCCGTCGCACACGGAACAGCCCCCCCTACAGTTTACTCCGATGGAGGAACAACGGTCATCCAACAAATTGGAGATGTCAAAATGCCTTCGCACGCAACTGGAGGAATGAGTTTTAACGGCGATCTAGCGAGCGTGAACGCTCACTACATCAACGGTGGAGCCTACGTTCAGTCACACGGTAGCAACGCTCTCCTGAATGGACTTGGCGCCACGAGTGGCCATTTCTTGGCCTTTGATCCCCAAAGGGTCTCCCATCACAGCCAGGAGAGGCTGTTAGGTGGGTCTTCCGTGTCTTATGCTCCATTCTCAATGGGCGTTTCTGAAACCACCTCTGGAAAGCTGGAGGCCATGCAGACTCTGGTTTCCAATGCTGAAGATGGAGTCATTTCTTCAGTGGTCTCCTTCGCTTCAGCCCCCTCCACGCCATCCACTACCTCAGGAGGCCTTCATCTCAGCAGTTACAGCGTGGTCAATCTCCCTGGAAGTGAAACCACCATGGGTCTTCCTCCTCTAATGCTGCCCCCGTCTTCAACATCATCCACTCACG GCTCTGCTCCTTTGGGCAACGTCGTCAGTGACTCTCCTCAACACTCGAGCCAAACCCTGCTCTACACGCAGACTGTGAAGCAGGAGCCTTTGGATGTGTCTGGAAGCTACACTTATCCTTCTGAAATGTCCCTGGACCAAGGCAGCAACCTGGGCTACACAGCCTCCCTTTTCCTTTCTTCTTCCTCTACCGGCGGTTCACTTCCCCATACGGTCACAGCCACGGTCACCTCCGGCACCGAGGTCCACCACGCTCTGAATCAAGCTGGACGTGGCCTCCAAGAGAACAGTGTAGCCCTGTCTTCAGACTACAGATCTCAAGATGTCGGGCTGCCCAACAGCCTGCAAGTTGCTTCTAGAGCAGGAGAAGGCCCAGTCAGGGTTGTTTGTGGGGATCTGGACATGGAAGGGAAAGAGCTGGCCAAGCTGCAGACTGTACAGATGGACGATGATGGAAGTGACCTATGA
- the six1b gene encoding homeobox protein six1b has protein sequence MSMLPSFGFTQEQVACVCEVLQQGGNLERLGRFLWSLPACDHLHKNESVLKAKAVVAFHRGNFRELYKILESHQFSPHNHPKLQQLWLKAHYIEAEKLRGRPLGAVGKYRVRRKFPLPRTIWDGEETSYCFKEKSRGVLREWYTHNPYPSPREKRELAEATGLTTTQVSNWFKNRRQRDRAAEAKERENSENSNTGANKQNQLSPLDGGKSLMSSSEDEFSPPQSPDQNSVLLLQGNMSHPGASAYSMTGLGAAQSVHGMQGHPHQLQDSLLGPLTSSLVDLGS, from the exons ATGTCAATGTTGCCGTCTTTCGGGTTTACTCAGGAGCAAgtcgcgtgtgtgtgtgaggtgcTGCAACAAGGGGGGAACCTTGAGCGTCTCGGCCGTTTTCTGTGGTCTCTTCCGGCTTGCGACCATCTGCACAAGAACGAGAGCGTCCTCAAAGCTAAGGCTGTCGTCGCCTTTCACCGTGGAAACTTCAGGGAACTTTATAAGATACTAGAGAGTCACCAGTTCTCTCCGCACAACCATCCGAAGCTGCAGCAGCTGTGGCTTAAGGCCCATTATATTGAGGCTGAGAAGCTGAGGGGGCGACCGCTGGGAGCGGTGGGGAAATATCGAGTGCGGAGGAAATTTCCTCTGCCACGCACAATATGGGACGGCGAGGAGACCAGCTACTGTTTTAAGGAGAAATCCCGCGGGGTGCTGCGGGAGTGGTACACGCACAACCCTTATCCATCTCCTCGGGAAAAGAGGGAGCTGGCCGAGGCCACAGGGCTGACCACCACACAAGTGAGCAACTGGTTTAAAAACAGACGGCAGAGGGATCGCGCAGCAGAGGCAAAAGAAAG AGAGAACAGCGAGAACAGCAACACAGGCGCTAACAAACAGAACCAGCTGTCACCGCTGGACGGCGGGAAGTCCCTCATGTCAAGCTCGGAGGACGAATTCTCGCCCCCGCAGAGTCCTGACCAGAACTCCGTGCTCCTGCTCCAGGGTAATATGAGCCACCCCGGCGCGTCCGCGTACTCCATGACCGGCCTCGGCGCCGCACAGTCGGTACACGGCATGCAAGGACACCCACATCAGCTTCAGGATTCATTACTGGGACCTTTAACTTCAAGCCTAGTGGACCTCGGTTCTTAA